Proteins encoded by one window of Chanos chanos chromosome 7, fChaCha1.1, whole genome shotgun sequence:
- the LOC115816465 gene encoding serine/threonine-protein kinase Nek11-like produces MGSSPSTLERHGYTVVRELGQAVLVNSKDGDHCVIKKIQLKKATSESSGLTDICETVETLQGLSHPHIVQHKTAFTDDGYMYIVSEYCRGGNLSQKIKEQSERGEPFSEEQILDWILKICMALKYLHDLNVQHGDLQSKNIFFTEYGVIRLGEFGEFNERARQAGSTKDGALSYISPEILDGKTHDEKSDIWALGCVLYELCMLKSAFSAESTLKPIPKILNGSYPPLPHNISHNLQQLIEETLQTDPGKRPHAREIIWKPFVLSFLTARSEKSIDELNDNLVKLRALADGLEKVHYGATVGSLTGGVIGAAGGITSIVGLILAPFTLGASLIVTGVGVGVAVAGGATAGISNITNMVNQSTDRKNIRNIILEFQEKMNSVVICLQHITEGMEELKHQISLKSEQQSPSGGTIVKVGARVSRGLGAVPELVRLLQVANMGKVAAQAARAVRVAEVATGVFSAFFVALDVFFIAMDAREIHHIRTTKASEADDMKSKLVLQSPEATDSDSGADQEPKSETMKFVKKIRETADELQMSLDELKEIISFIPKLPDIDT; encoded by the exons ATGGGGAGTAGTCCGAGTACACTTGAAAGGCATGGCTATACAGTCGTGAGGGAACTTGGACAGGCTGTCCTTGTGAATTCAAAGGATGGTGATCACTGTGTCATCAAAAAAATTCAATTGAAAAAG GCAACAAGTGAAAGCTCAGGTCTTACAGACATTTGTGAGACTGTTGAAACCCTTCAAGGGCTCAGTCATCCACATATTGTACAACATAAAACAGCCTTTACAG ATGATGGTTATATGTATATTGTCTCAGAGTATTGTCGTGGAGGAAATCTCTCTCAGAAAATTAAAGaacaaagtgagagaggagaaccatTCTCAGAAGAGCAG ATTCTGGATTGGATTTTGAAGATCTGCATGGCATTGAAATATCTCCATGATCTGAATGTTCAACATGGAGATTTACAGTCAAAA aacatttttttcactgagtaTGGAGTGATTCGACTGGGAGAATTTGGAGAGTTTAATGAAAG AGCCAGGCAAGCAGGGTCTACAAAAGATGGAGCACTGTCATACATTTCTCCTGAAATTCTGGATGGAAAAACACACGATGAAAAAAG tgatATTTGGGCTTTGGGATGTGTCCTGTATGAGCTCTGCATGCTGAAAAGTGCT TTCAGTGCAGAGAGCACCTTGAAGCCCATTCCCAAGATATTAAATGGATCTTACCCACCTCTCccacacaacatctcacacaatcTTCAGCAGCTAATAGAGGAGACCCTCCAGACAGATCCAGGAAAACGACCACATGCTCGAGAAATTATATGGAAGCCTTTTGTCCTTAGTTTTCTTACAGCAAGG aGTGAGAAAAGTATTGATGAGCTAAATGACAACCTCGTGAAGTTGAGAGCATTGGCTGATGGGTTGGAGAAGGTTCATTATGGAGCAACTGTTGGCAGTCTGACAGGAGGAGTGATTGGAGCAGCTGGTGGAATCACTTCAATAGTGGGGTTGATCCTTGCTCCCTTCACTCTGGGTGCATCTCTAATTGTTACAGGAGTAGGTGTTGGGGTGGCAGTTGCTGGTGGCGCGACTGCTGGTATTTCCAACATCACTAACATGGTCAACCAGTCTACAGACCGCAAAAACATCAGGAACATCATATTGGAATTTCAGGAAAAGATGAACTCTGTGGTCATATGTTTGCAGCACATCACAGAAGGCATGGAGGAACTGAAACATCAAATTTCCCTCAAAAGTGAGCAACAGTCTCCCTCTGGGGGAACTATAGTGAAGGTTGGAGCCAGAGTCAGTAGGGGTTTAGGTGCCGTTCCTGAGCTCGTTCGTTTGCTCCAGGTGGCAAACATGGGAAAGGTGGCAGCTCAGGCAGCCAGGGCAGTGCGTGTGGCTGAGGTAGCAACGGGGGTTTTCTCTGCGTTTTTTGTGGCTCTCGATGTTTTCTTCATTGCTATGGATGCCAGAGAGATCCACCACATCCGTACGACGAAAGCCTCTGAGGCTGATGACATGAAGTCTAAACTGGTGCTACAGTCCCCTGAAGCAACAGACAGCGATTCTGGTGCTGACCAAGAGCCAAAGTCAGAAACTATGAAGTTTGTTAAGAAGATCAGAGAGACTGCAGATGAACTCCAAATGAGTTTAGATGAACTAAAGGagatcatttcattcattcctAAACTTCCCGATATAGATACATAA
- the LOC115816464 gene encoding calcium/calmodulin-dependent protein kinase type II subunit beta-like: MGSSESTLKQHGYTVARELEKAVLVNSKDGDQCVIKRINLRGATSRSLTDICEAVKILQGLSHPHIVKHQKDFKDAEYMYIVSEYCSGGNLYQKIKEQSEKGEPFSEEQILDWILNICMALKYLHGLNVKHEDLQPKNIFFTEYRMIRLGELGEFNERLVAGVAGPTKDGALQYIPPEILDGKTYDEKSDIWALGCVLYELCMLKCAFSADSTVKLIPKILNGSYPPLPHNISHNLQQLIEETLQPDPAKRPHAREIIWKPFVLSFLTARSEKTIEGLNENLEQLRKLAHGLESVHYGATVGSLTGGVIGAAGGITSIVGLILAPFTLGASLIVTGVGVGVAVAGGTTAGISNITNMVNQSTDRKNIRNIILEFQEKMNSVVICLQYITEGLEELRQQISLEYEQQSSAGEDFARVGARVSRGLGAVPELVRLLQVANMGKVAAQAARAVRVAEVATGVFSAFFVALDVFFIAMDAKEIHHIRTMKATLADDMKSKLTLQSPEATDSNSGADQEPKSETMKFVKKIRETADELQNSLDELKEIISFIPKLYMMASGNVFLVSKLQWVQCWSVQGSEVGEDQHLQGLHHM, translated from the exons ATGGGGAGTAGTGAGAGTACACTTAAACAGCATGGCTATACAGTCGCGAGGGAACTTGAAAAGGCTGTCCTTGTAAACTCAAAGGATGGTGACCAGTGTGTCATCAAAAGAATTAATTTGAGAGGG GCAACAAGCAGAAGTCTTACAGATATTTGTGAGGCTGTCAAAATTCTTCAAGGGCTCAGCCATCCACATATtgtaaaacatcaaaaagactttaaag ATGctgaatatatgtatattgtctCAGAGTATTGTAGTGGAGGAAATCTCTATCAGAAAATTAAAGAACAAAGTGAGAAAGGAGAACCATTCTCAGAAGAACAG ATTCTGGATTGGATTTTGAACATCTGCATGGCATTAAAATATCTCCATGGCCTGAATGTTAAACATGAAGACTTACAGCCTAAA aacatttttttcaccGAGTACAGAATGATTCGTCTTGGAGAACTTGGAGAATTTAATGAAAGGCTAGT AGCTGGTGTAGCAGGGCCTACAAAAGATGGAGCGCTGCAATACATTCCTCCTGAGATTTTGGATGGAAAGACATATGATGAAAAAAG tGATATTTGGGCTTTGGGATGTGTCCTGTATGAACTCTGCATGCTGAAATGTGCT TTCAGTGCAGACAGCACCGTGAAGCTCATTCCCAAGATATTAAATGGATCTTACCCACCTCTCccacacaacatctcacacaatcTTCAGCAGCTAATAGAGGAGACCCTCCAGCCAGATCCAGCAAAACGACCACATGCTCGAGAAATTATATGGAAGCCTTTTGTCCTTAGTTTTCTTACAGCGAGG AGTGAGAAAACTATTGAAGGGCTAAATGAAAACCTCGAGCAGTTGAGAAAATTGGCTCATGGGTTGGAGAGTGTTCATTATGGAGCAACTGTGGGCAGTCTGACAGGAGGAGTGATTGGAGCAGCTGGTGGAATCACTTCAATAGTGGGATTGATCCTTGCTCCCTTCACTTTGGGTGCATCTCTAATCGTTACAGGAGTAGGTGTTGGGGTGGCAGTTGCTGGTGGCACAACTGCTGGTATTTCCAACATCACTAATATGGTCAACCAGTCTACAGACCGCAAAAACATCAGGAACATCATCTTGGAATTTCAGGAAAAGATGAACTCTGTGGTTATATGTTTACAGTACATCACAGAAGGCTTGGAGGAGCTGAGACAGCAAATTTCTCTCGAATATGAACAGCAGTCTTCCGCTGGAGAAGATTTTGCGAGGGTTGGAGCCAGAGTCAGTAGGGGTTTAGGTGCCGTTCCTGAGCTCGTGCGTTTGCTCCAGGTTGCAAACATGGGAAAGGTGGCAGCTCAGGCAGCCAGGGCAGTGCGTGTGGCTGAGGTAGCAACGGGGGTTTTCTCTGCGTTTTTTGTGGCTCTAGATGTTTTCTTCATTGCTATGGATGCCAAAGAGATCCACCACATCCGTACGATGAAAGCCACTTTGGCTGATGACATGAAGTCTAAACTGACCCTACAGTCCCCTGAAGCAACAGACAGCAATTCTGGTGCTGACCAAGAGCCAAAGTCAGAAACTATGAAGTTTGTTAAGAAGATCAGAGAGACTGCAGATGAACTCCAGAACAGTTTAGATGAGCTAAAGGagatcatttcattcattcctaaact GTACATGATGGCATCCGGCAATGTGTTCCTGGTAAGCAAACTGCAGTGGGTCCAATGCTGGTCTGTCCAGGGGTCTGAGGTGGGAGAGGACCAGCATCTCCAGGGTCTTCATCACATGTGA